aataaaaaaaactgtcaCTTCCCTTTACTCCCtgttgcaaaaattaaaatctgAAAAGAAAGAGTTTgcttaggttttttttttactcgaAGAAAATTTAATGCGTCTTTACCCATCCTGCCGTCCTCAGTAGTGTAAAATTCAACCATAGGGAaaaataagtaatttttttaatcttgGGGTGTGTATGAGATCGCGAGGACGGTGGAAATAGCTTACGGCTGGGTTTTACTTTTTACATTCGCAGACGATCATTGGTTTCTTTTTCGAGGACAAATGACAAAAAttttcttacttacttacttacttacttacatgTAATATTTCGTGGAAATTTAAGTTGTTTGGACACCTCGCCTTTAAACGAAATAAcacgcaaacagcggtgacaaacatgaaTAATGtcattattacaaaaaaaaaaagaaaaaaaaaagaagaacactAAACGTTTCGAATGTGTCAACATTCATCATCAGAAGTAACCTcataaaaaaattagaaaaacgtatggaaactggaaactagttagagtggttttcaatagGCCaattccgagttcatgtctgcctcccggcttcaaagcgagtctaagtgcgaagtttttcttatgaaaattagttttcattcatgtgtaaagtaaaactaattaccataacaaaaagAAGAGGAGGCAGCcacgaactcggaaatagcctattgagtgtcgaaagaaaTAAGAGAATTACCTTGGTTTTGCATTCCTTCACTCATTACTGCAGTTGTTGCAATTTGTCATTTACGTGATGTCAAAGTCGTGTGTGCTTGGGCCCACTTCacaagtgaaaaccagtcttAATTAATAGAGAAAAACAAGTAGCAGAGAGACTTAACTGTTTTCACATGTAATAAAGCAATTAACAGTGCCCCTTTGTCGACTTCTTCCTCGATCCGCGATGGAGTTTTGACGTCTGTGAATAATCTcttcttttcatttgtaaaggAAAGCTTGTTCAAGAGGCTCTTTAAAGCTCGGGTAACCCATCAATCTTAGGTTACCCCGGCACTAACAACGATTTTGCAGGTTGCACTGTGTCAGCACGAACAGTAGCATCGAATATCAGCAATATGAATACTTACATAAAGTGCAAagctgacgtcacggcggccatgatggGAACTAAACTGTAtcattatgcaaattatgcgaaaaTAAATTGCTATTGTATTCCCTTCTAACATGACCGCCATTTCACGTGGGTGCAAACCAATAATAGGCTCGATGATCAATATCAattctcaagggagatttctaaacaaaacaatattcaaatttaaccataaatcCTCGTAGCCATTTTATTGTGAATATTGAGATATCAAACGTGGCCTTTAGAATGTTTACAACCAACCTCTGGGAcgccaataacaatagagaaaaatgTGCGACTTCTGGTGCCAGTTGtccaggcctcagttgttcaaaaggtggataacgctatccgctagataaatcactatccagtggatatataatagcgaaatcaattgcgctacccaatggatagtgatttatccggtggatagcattatccaccttttgaacgaCTGAGgcctggtggacaaacaaaagaagctaatgagagatcttttgttttcttccccATCATGGCGTCGTTGACGTCACATTAGTAATTTTCTGTTGCTTTCCTACGTTAACtgaacaataacaaacaaacatacaCAGCCACTGAATTCGTGGGTGATAGGTAACCAAGAATTAGAATAATTTTGACGAGGACATCGTTGCAGTTTATTTTGTACAGTCTCGTTCCTTGGTAGCCTCTCGCGGCTTCTTCACGCTTGGGacgaacgcgtgacgaagccttagggtgtctgcgtgggaggtgGGTCCCATGGTCACGCAACCGCAACTGACCCGTTGCCTTTCGCAAGGTATTTCGCAAGCTCAATTTTACATTCGACGATTCTTGCAATCTTAACCCTTCCATCTTACATGTATTAAGTTGCAATCTTTGGATTCCTTACACCGCTCTGGAGTTTCGTCTCTTATCCTAGGTAAGTTGGGATTGTTTCTTTTGCTGCCCGTCCTCGACTAAGAAGAATGATAAACGGTAACATTTAATGACTTTGTATGAACGAGttacctgtggaatgtgacctgtgcttTAAACCTGCAGAATTCAGGCGAGAATTGGTGTGAATAAATTGAAACATGGGAGTTAAGGCGTGGGAATCGAATGAAATCGAAAAAGTGAAACAGAAACGTTACGCGTGATTGTTGACTATAAGTCTTTTATTTCGGATTAAAAGTTAACCGAATTTAAGCGTTTCGAGAATTAAATAGACACTTTAGCTTCCCCTTTAGCTTCCCCTTTCCCTGTGTGGAGTATGGGAGTGCATTTATACATTACGTAAAGGGTGAACATCTTCAAAGACTTGAAGCAGCGACAAATGTCTTCGCCAACTAAATTTCAATGCCAAATGGACGATTCAATTCAGCTACAGATTAATCATTTGCATATGTATGAATTGAACATGTATTGTTTATATATGCCTCGTTACTCAAACGATGCCGCTACAAATatatcttattagatgttttggtgtgtagtatcgcggACTATTTTTACGAGGAGCTCGCTAGGACGAGTCAAACTACAAAGCACTAGTAGAAATGAATGACGACAATGTGTGAACCATGTGTACATGTGAGTCATGTCTGCTAGTCACGCGAGCCATCATGGTGAGCCACGCGAGCCAATTTTATATAAGTGAGTCAACATGCgaatcacacagttattgaaagctaacggttttaaaatgggttcttagacttaaatactgtttttcagcgctatttgaaatgtattttatatttattattcaacttTTTTGATCTAAATTTGTAAACAACGGAGAACGTATGACAGATTTGTGCGTGCTGGGCAAAAAGGTAGTCAAGTAGTCTAAATAAGTCAAACTGGCGCTCTACTGTCTAGAGAAAATAAAGCGAAAATTTTCTCTTGCTACTGTGcaataaccaagtgtacaaTAACTTTCTGCACAATATTGtggattattaaattctcaaccttgcATAATGCAAtctagctttctcattggttcactggatctcggttACCAGCAATTATACCTGCGTTTGACCCTATATGGAAATGAACGTGGCAAATGTCGCTCAGCATTAAATTTTTGGCACCCCAAAGTCACATCACTTTCCGGTCGTTTCtcaaacttaaataaaatttagcaaaaccgatggttgagaatttaataaggcaattattccattcgcccttgttggatatcaAATTGGTAATAGCCAACTCAGCACTACGTGCCTCGTAGATCCTTTTTATGATCTTGTATCCAATACAGGCCCTATTCCCTCAGAGGGAAAAGGACAAGATGATGATCCAATATGGGCTcatgaaaaaattgttaaaataatatttgtacTTGTTTCGTGCAGCTTTCAAGGGGTTGTTATCATGGCAAGTGTCCAAAAAATCTTAGGAATAGCAGAACTAAGTCCTGAATCAAATGAAGATGATGCTAGGAAAACTTACGACAAGTGGGCTGCAACTTATGAGGAGGTATGCATGCAATGGGGTTGATTACTATGGGGAATGAATGAAGTGGTCCATTTCTGAAgtaactgtggtgctgtgtagGTGTGAAGTAAAACgtgaaagtttggttttatcaaaccagtggataaaaccaaattttggtgatgatgatgatgatgatgtttattattatcattgttatggTCATGGCCGCTTGAGGATACGAAAATTGGTATCCAcgcgcagccatgtaatatcctctatttatccACTGGTGGATAGCCTTATACAAATTTTTAACAACCGAGGTCAGACGTGAGTATGAATATAGGTAAGACCAGTTAGTTAGGTATGGTGCTTTCTACTGTGTCTCTCACGGTTATGGTAGCACTGTTAGGGGGCTCAGATCTTGTTGTCATGGTCACCTCTAAGCACCTCCCTCAGGGCACCCCCTCCAACCTTGCTGCACCCAATCCAAAACTCATATCTCAACTTATAAATTTAATTACTATGCTGATGTGTTTTGTCAGGATACAAATTATAATGGTTACAAGGGACACGTCCTGTGCATGGACGCTTTCCACGAAGCCTTGAAGTCAAAAGACGTCTTTCCTGCTGCGAGTAAAGAAATGAGGATCCTCGATGCTGGCGCAGGCACTGGGATTATTGGTGAAATGTTGGTTGATCTTGGTTATAGAAACATCGATGGGTTGGATATTTCTCAGAACATGCTTGATTTGGCAGCACCAAAGAATGTCTACAAGCGGCTAATCTGCGCTCCTTTGTCTAAGGACCGCATTGAAGATATTAAGACTGGTGAATATGACGTCACGTTGTGCGCGGGAACAATTGTCTATGGACAGGCCAAGCCTGAGGCACTGTATGAGTGTGTGCGGCACCTAAGACCAGGTCAGTCGTAAAACGAACTTCGTTTTCTAAAGTTAGAGTGTTACTGCTAGGGAAATTGATTTCAATAAAGATACAAGTAAGTAAGTTAAAATACGTGTGGAATGAAAGAGGAAAAGATCCAGGCTCCACAATTTCTGATTCCCTAAAAAGGTCAGGCTCTCCCAGGGGTTTTGTGGAACAAGGAAACATGGCTAATTTCAaatggggaacagaggaacagcgtcaaaatattttagggaacaaaaacaaaaacaatttaaaacaaatttaggGATAAaaaggctgggaacaagtttcaatgtaatttggggaacaagggaacaccaGCAAATATTTGAAGGGAACAAGGAGCCCCCTGGGAGGGTCTTAAAGGTGAAGATGTTGAGGCAGATATCTCCTGGGGAGTCTAATACGGAACTACGACGGAGgcttcaacgaaaacgtcacctcaaaatataacttttgcGATTATTTCATCTCGATTTATCTCGtggtacaatgtgggcgaagtatcctaaaaatacatTGGTGCTAGAGGTTTCAGGGTATAAATAGACAATAAAAAGTTCACGTCGTCATaaattcaaatttggtgatttcacttcGTTGTTATGCAGTGTACCGCAAATATATGTGCGTGCCGTAATACCGACCAAGTAGTGGAAATCGGAAGGTCATAACTTCgattcttttgaagcaaactagGGTTTTTCCCAAGCATACCCGAGTCGTTATTGGTTTATAAATCTGACTTGTTTTTTAACCTTTTAggaggtctgtttattttcacgaTCCGTGCCGACTCCTTTGATCCAGTGGAACTTGGTTACAGCACCAAGTTTGAAGAGATGGAGAAAGCTGGGATATGGAGCCTTGTGAAGAGAGAACGACGCGAGCTGTACTCTAATCCACACGAAGAAAAACACAGGGATTGTTACTTGATAACTTACAAAGTTGTAAAAAATAGCTGAAACTGTAGTTATGTGAAAGCTGGGCCACGTTACGAGCATCGATAGGGGTTACTGCTTATGATAGTTTTAAGTGGAAAATTTATACTTTTTATCGGAAAAGGGGTTTCTATTTAGGAATGCGGATGAATATTTCACGAGAAATTTATGTTATTTGTATACAAAGAGACCTTTAGGCGCGCTTTACAGAGCACACATAGGAAAtcatttaaggaggctcgaaagggtttttcgttgctacagtgtttgtgaaacgataaaagataccaaagaaggatagtTCATAGGGAAgtcaaactataaatatctttgcagctctattgttgggtaatactttaaggacacttatgacgtcatgtaggttaccatggcaacatgccaggtccacaaaaaagccctctaaatttcagtttttgaaagttatctgaaaaactaagtcggtgacatACCGTTTTGTTGGAAAcatccctaaattctttaacttattagaaagtatgacaaaaagtagtagaatttaagatacataaAAAAAGtcgttttatagtttacagaaaattgcaCTAGATAACTTTccccgaaacgtttttatttgaagtgccatcgtgaatgatacgtgcatgcaaaacatcaagataggtcactacgcaaaaatttcgagataaagacaaattttttgcgtaggttttatttccggttcgcacgattttacgccgtattttcacttccggtgtgttgcgcAAGAtagttttgatagaaatttgattcattcagcagACGCGTGTTTCTTACTTATGGCATATGTAGGTTACACGCGTGCGCGCAGCCaaaaccctttcaagcctccttaaggacggtgcctactaattgaaaagtattttttcccggtttatgattatgcacgaaatgtagatcttaacaaatgttattgaaatccaaaaagaaatgtgggggtaaccacgcatatttcaaagataattcaagaataatatttgtaaaaagctttaaattacaaaacaatgtatggcgtactttctcaaattgatacttaattatctctcaaaaatgcatagttacccccaattttctatttggataccaagagtacttactacgatgtactttctccggatagcttTAAACcaagcaaaaatatccctagtaagtatcaccgataggaaactcgagtatcttgagatgcgcagaacgtatgcgcaataacaatacatgtagtaggcaccgtccttaataaccATATTATCCTATAAACAGGGGCatagcgtgagattttgaaagtgtacgCACACGAAGAATGAGCTGacgagcatgcccccagacacTTTGTAAAGCAAGTCATATGCATGGCAATACCTGTTCACGTATATCAGTCTTTTGCTGCTATAACTTCGAGGCAACTTTCTAATCGGTTATCGGTTTCAGTATTCATACACTtgtccattcagtctcaacactGCAAAATCATTAGAgatcaaagaactgtactatgcacttacctgtGACTCGAGATCTTCAGTCCTGTGTCCTCACCGCTACTCTTCAGCGACGAACATGATCAACCCAAcacatttcttttcattatttacttttgtatactGAAAAGTCAGATTTGATATcgatgtataataaccaaaactaatcctaacctgaccctgtctttctctaggcttaatttaggctccaaacaaATTtcctcaattcatctgagtgcatattctACTTAGGTAAagtgaggatcaccaatttaacctgtaaacacggattcaacctgagaccgggtTTTACGTGCAACATATATACCTTGCAACTGGGCAAATTTATGTACTCCTATCAAAATCTCGACCCTTCCCGTTCACTGttagcaaacaaaattgttttactgaaaaattcaaatacattccTATTATACAAGAAATTGTAAGACCTTCCAATTACTTTACTGCAGAACTAATACTAAACAATTCTCCGCGCTTTTTATCAAGGTCATAAGTTTTACAATCCTCCTAATTCCGATGTTGTTTCTGCCAACTCTCTTGCCTACGTATACTTTTAAGAAAAGACTTCAAGCTATTTATTTGTAAGAATTATCAATGTATAACGCAGTTCAGTGTTTATTGTTTCCTACGAAATTCATGTTTGTTGAAGATCTGAAGTGCAATCTGTCTACTTTTTGGCCTTTTATCCTATTCCATCTCTTCCAGTTTTCGAACCTCTAATTATCTCAGTCGTTCGTTAGTTAGAATAGATCAATTCTATGTCATGTTACTCGGAGGAGGTCTTGCCCAAGTTCGCCGTCGGACGGATAATTCGTCCTTGGTATAAAAACGGATTCGGATGCTTTTCATGATTTTCAGTCCTCTGTGACAGTTACACAAAATCAcattgtttcacgtttttggcATGAAATGCGTTGACATCATTTTTAGGAGATGATTCGTTTTTCAATTTCGGCCATGCTGATGTTGGCGCAGGTGGCGTTAATGATGACGTTGGTAACGTTAACAATGATGGAAGTGACGTTAAGAATAATACAGCTGATGCAAACAATGATGCAAGTGACGTTAACAATAATACAGGTGATGCAACAATGACACACGCGACGTTCACAATGATGCAGGTGTATTGTTATTGCTGCGAGCCTTAGCGAGGAGCAACACTAATGTCAACAGACCGTGTGGGGCCTGGGCGCTTTTGCCACAAAGCGGAACTCGATTTTTTTCGTTACGGACGATTTTTGAGTATATGCAGTCTGTCGGATCAGCGGCAGTAGTTGCCGATATGtcctaggtacttcatgtatcccctaCCATATATggggcttactgtagtttgcgaaacgaaatggagcgaaacgaaatggaacgaaaggaaatggaacgaaacgaaatgaaaatctgtagtttgcgaaatgaaaatctgtagtttgcgaaatgaaaatctgtagtttgcgaaatgcaAATCTGTAATTTGCGAAATGCAAATCTGtaatttgcgaaatgaaaatctgtaatttgcgaaatgaaaatctgtagtttgcgaaatgagaatctgtagtttgcgaaataaacatttactttctcactgcgtctactcggatattctaaacagaCAATTCTCCCCTTGCGCGGAAtgcgtgacgttttcgttgccacgTATAAAGCTCAGGTGTTTTTGAGTGACGAACAGCAACCGGAAGCAAGACCTCTTCCCTTTTTATATGCCTTGACGCCACCACATTTGTATTGATAAGTGCCTGAAAATTTGCCCAAGAACCACTGCCCAACAATGCAAAGAGTCCTCTTCCGGTGGGCGTTGAAACGCCTTATCTTAACCAGAAACGTCACGCGATATTGAAACGAACCGATAAGATACATCATTGtggcttttttgtttactttcgaACATGGTGGTTTTAACGTTTTGTATCGATAAACAAATGCCGGAAAAGAAGTAGTGGCTAATGGCATTCTAAATAATTTCCCGGTCAAAATTAAATCCTGGCGGGAGATTAGCCTGGCGATGACCTTTGCATACATTTGCTACACAGGAGACCCTTG
This portion of the Montipora capricornis isolate CH-2021 chromosome 11, ASM3666992v2, whole genome shotgun sequence genome encodes:
- the LOC138024939 gene encoding methyltransferase-like protein 27: MASVQKILGIAELSPESNEDDARKTYDKWAATYEEDTNYNGYKGHVLCMDAFHEALKSKDVFPAASKEMRILDAGAGTGIIGEMLVDLGYRNIDGLDISQNMLDLAAPKNVYKRLICAPLSKDRIEDIKTGEYDVTLCAGTIVYGQAKPEALYECVRHLRPGGLFIFTIRADSFDPVELGYSTKFEEMEKAGIWSLVKRERRELYSNPHEEKHRDCYLITYKVVKNS